The Zingiber officinale cultivar Zhangliang chromosome 10A, Zo_v1.1, whole genome shotgun sequence genome contains a region encoding:
- the LOC122026804 gene encoding uncharacterized protein LOC122026804, which produces MLLQLLKEEILPENSDLPDSYSDAKKFIRDIGLSYEKIDACKNNCMLFWKDHKNLDFCEVCGISRWKEDRHSGGTQFKANGKKIPKKILRYFPLKPRLQRLFMCSKTAPYMRWHNDARVDDEILRHPADSMTWKSFDERYKDFSSEARNVRLGLASDGFQPFANAKTTYSIWPVILIPYNLPPSMCMNLSNFMLSMLIPGPESSGDAIDIYLQPLIDELIELWHTRVETFDTSTSQNFTLRAALLWTINDFPAYANLSGWSTKGKLACPCCNKDTCSMRLTNGGKECYMGHRRYLPLNHKWRKDKHSFDGTVEMRLPPKSFSGKDILCQVQDLEGIILGKDTTRKTKISHDKRGDNWNKKSIFFELPYWETLLLRHNLDVMHIEKNICNSVLGTIMDIKGKTKDNHKTRLDLQLLNIRPELHPVAIGDDLEFPTAPYALSSSEKHQLCLFLKQLKMSDGFCSNIADCINVRENKVSGLKSHDCHILLEYLIPLATRGLLSESVYEALVELSMFFSSLYSKSLKMEDLKQLERQIPITLCKLEKIFPPSFFDIMIHLPIHLAMEAMLGGPVQYRWMYPIEQKLSTFKSYIRNKTHPEASIAEGYIANECISLCLRYFDTSDFGCMESNDGLSIFSSIEELSTGIACNLDRVDQERAHIYILKNCEEVQSFYNDYLQIRASSHLVLSDEEWDKQFINWLRVRVERLHKNDKTKKMKDLLSLARGPTQYGKSFVCCKVNEYKFHTEEHSKGLRTQNSGILVVGNYGAENIDYYGVLSHIIELQFLGERRIVVFKCKWIMDSQNSSLGTKRKLFIAPGSLARGRGKNTRHLGLSGQNHVSRSIEHEPSLVNTYNNDMQCVSEQVDHVEDSQAQMESSQDKSSTQQNLNKRAFTRHLGIIVRDGNICPVRVLAWNKIGEDAKNHMWAAVTVPII; this is translated from the exons ATGTTGTTGCAATTGTTGAAGGAAGAAATATTACCAGAAAATTCTGATCTTCCAGATTCATATTCTGATGCTAAAAAGTTTATTAGAGATATTGGCCTTTCTTATGAAAAGATTGATGCATGTAAAAATAATTGTATGTTATTTTGGAAAGACCATAAGAACTTGGATTTTTGTGAAGTGTGTGGAATATCTAGATGGAAGGAGGATAGGCATAGTGGGGGAACTCAATTCAAAGCTAATGGAAAGAAGATTCCAAAGAAGATATTACGTTATTTCCCACTAAAACCAAGGTTGCAAAGGTTATTTATGTGTTCAAAAACTGCCCCTTACATGAGATGGCACAATGATGCAAGGGTTGATGATGAAATTCTAAGGCATCCAGCTGATTCTATGACATGGAAATCATTTGATGAAAGATATAAAGATTTCTCCTCAGAGGCTCGCAATGTGAGACTTGGTCTCGCAAGTGATGGGTTTCAACCATTTGCAAATgcaaaaacaacatatagcatttgGCCTGTGATCCTTATTCCTTATAATTTACCACCATCAATGTGTATGAACTTGTCTAACTTCATGTTATCCATGTTAATTCCTGGTCCAGAGAGTAGTGGAGATGCAATTGATATCTATTTGCAACCGTTGATCGATGAATTGATTGAGTTGTGGCACACTAGAGTAGAAACTTTTGATACATCAACTTCTCAAAATTTTACTTTACGTGCTGCTTTGTTGTGGACAATTAATGACTTCCCGGCATATGCAAATTTATCTGGATGGAGTACAAAAGGAAAGTTAGCATGTCCTTGTTGTAataaggatacttgctcaatgaGATTGACAAATGGTGGTAAAGAGTGTTATATGGGGCATCGACGTTATCTCCCATTAAACCACAAATGGCGCAAGGATAAGCATTCCTTTGATGGTACAGTTGAAATGAGATTGCCGCCTAAATCATTTTCTGGAAAAGATATTTTATGTCAAGTTCAGGATTTGGAAGGCATAATCTTAGGTAAGGATACTACTAGAAAGACAAAAATATCTCATGATAAACGGGGTGATAATTGGAATAAGAAGAGTATATTCTTTGAGCTACCATATTGGGAAACATTGTTATTAAGGCATAATTTGGATgtgatgcatattgagaaaaatatatGTAACAGTGTTCTTGGAACAATTATGGATATTAAAGGCAAGACTAAAGATAATCACAAAACACGTCTTGATTTACAACTCTTGAATATAAGGCCTGAATTACATCCTGTTGCAATAGGAGATGATCTTGAGTTTCCCACTGCACCTTACGCATTGTCCTCTAGTGAGAAACATCAGCTTTGTTTATTTCTTAAACAATTAAAAATGTCTGATGGCTTTTGTTCAAACATTGCGGATTGTATAAATGTTAGGGAGAACAAAGTTTCAGGTTTAAAGAGTCATGATTGTCACATCTTACTAGAATATCTTATTCCTCTTGCAACACGTGGATTACTTTCAGAATCAGTGTATGAAGCTCTTGTTGAGCTATCAATGTTCTTTTCTAGTTTGTATTCCAAATCACTAAAGATGGAAGACTTGAAACAACTTGAAAGACAAATTCCTATCACACTTTGTAAGTTGGAAAAGATTTTTCCACCCTCATTTTTTGACATCATGATACATTTGCCGATTCATTTAGCAATGGAAGCTATGCTTGGGGGACCTGTTCAATATCGATGGATGTATCCAATAGAACAAAAGTTGAGTACTTTCAAATCATATATTCGAAATAAAACTCATCCAGAGGCATCAATTGCTGAGGGTTATATAGCAAATGAGTGTATCAGTTTATGCTTAAGATATTTCGACACATCTGATTTTGGATGTATGGAAAGTAATGATGGTTTATCCATATTTTCATCCATTGAAGAGTTATCAACAGGAATAGCATGCAATTTGGATCGTGTTGACCAAGAGCGAGCTCACATCTACATATTAAAGAATTGTGAAGAAGTTCAATCATTTTACAA TGACTACTTGCAAATCCGTGCTTCTAGTCATTTGGTTTTGTCCGATGAGGAATGGGATAAACAATTTATTAACTGGCTCAGAGTTAGA GTCGAGAGGTTACATAAAAATGACAAAACCAAAAAAATGAAAGATCTGCTTTCTTTGGCACGTGGGCCTACACAGTATGGGAAGTCATTTGTATGTTGTAAAGTAAATGAATATAAATTCCATACTGAAGAGCACAGCAAGGGCCTAAGGACACAAAATAGTGGTATTCTCGTTGTTGGGAACTATGGTGCAGAAAATATTGACTATTATGGAGTGTTATCACATATTATTGAATTACAATTTCTTGGTGAAAGGCGAATTGTGGTTTTCAAGTGCAAATG GATCATGGACTCTCAAAATTCATCTTTGGGTACTAAGAGGAAGCTATTTATAGCACCAGGTTCTTTAGCTCGAGGTCGTGGAAAAAACACAAGGCATTTAGGATTGTCTGGACAAAATCATGTTTCTAGATCAATTGAACATGAGCCTTCTTTGGTGaacacatataacaatgatatgcAATGTGTGTCTGAACAAGTTGACCATGTGGAAGACTCTCAAGCTCAAATGGAATCTAGCCAAG ACAAATCATCTACTCAACAAAATTTGAACAAGCGAG CCTTTACAAGACATTTGGGTATAATTGTAAGAGATGGAAATATATGCCCAGTTCGAGTTCTTGCGTGGAATAAAATTGGTGAAGATGCTAAAAATCACATGTGGGCTGCTGTTACG GTTCCTATTATATAG